The following are encoded together in the Juglans microcarpa x Juglans regia isolate MS1-56 chromosome 2D, Jm3101_v1.0, whole genome shotgun sequence genome:
- the LOC121248228 gene encoding uncharacterized protein LOC121248228, with product MGRWMKPEIYPLLAPMVFVTSLCAFQLARNILGNPDVRVNKSHRLMGVLDNKDEGEKYAEHGFRRFLRSRPPEVMPAINRFFSEDK from the exons ATGGGGCGTTGGATGAAGCCAGAG ATATATCCACTTCTGGCCCCAATGGTGTTCGTTACTAGTTTGTGCGCCTTCCAGCTTGCAAGGAACATTCTCGGCAATCCCGATGTTAG AGTTAATAAGAGTCACCGTCTTATGGGAGTGCTCGACAACAAAGATGAGGGAGAGAAGTACGCCGAGCATGGCTTCCGGAGGTTCCTTCGTAGTCGCCCGCCGGAGGTTATGCCTGCCATCAACCGCTTCTTCTCGGAAGATAAATGA